In Pygocentrus nattereri isolate fPygNat1 chromosome 26, fPygNat1.pri, whole genome shotgun sequence, one genomic interval encodes:
- the ctsa gene encoding lysosomal protective protein isoform X1 has product MVTAVLFKMGLVVVCLLLGAVGVFSAPDADEIKFLPGLPKQPSFKQYSGYFTVAGNKHLHYWFVESQKNPASSPVVLWLNGGPGCSSLDGLLTEHGPFLIQDDGSSLEYNPYSWNMIANMLYLESPAGVGFSYSDDKKYTTNDTEVSMNNYLALKEFFKAFPEYSKNEFYLTGESYGGIYIPTLAERVMEDSSINLQGIAVGNGLSSYELNDNSLVYFAYYHGLLGESLWATLQQYCCKDGNCNFYDNPDTNCSSSLSEVQNIVYNSGLNIYNLYAPCAGGVGTSVENGQLVIRDLGNNFINHKWTTSWNQKLRGISYLKAMKMDPPCTNSTPSSLYLNNPYVKSALHISPDALDWAICSMEVNLNYNRIYKDMKKQYLKLLGALKYRVLVYNGDVDMACNFLGDEWFVDSLQQKVEVKRRSWLYFNGQNQQVGGFVKEFTNLAFLTIKGSGHMVPTDKPIAAYAMFSRFLTKQPY; this is encoded by the exons ATGGTGACTGCTGTGCTGTTTAAG ATGGGTTTGGTGGTCGTGTGCTTGCTGTTAGGAGCGGTGGGAGTTTTCTCAGCCCCAGATGCGGATGAAATCAAGTTTCTCCCAGGACTTCCGAAACAGCCCAGCTTCAAACAATACTCCGGCTACTTCACTGTAGCAGGAAACAAGCACCTCCATTACTG GTTTGTGGAGTCACAGAAAAACCCAGCCAGCAGTCCAGTGGTCCTGTGGCTGAACGGGGGACCAGGATGCAGCTCCTTGGATGGTTTGCTGACAGAACACGGGCCGTTTCTG ATCCAAGATGATGGCTCTTCTCTGGAGTATAATCCTTATTCTTGGAATATG ATCGCCAACATGTTATACCTGGAGTCACCAGCAGGTGTCGGGTTTTCCTACTCTGATGATAAGAAGTACACAACCAATGACACGGAG GTGTCCATGAACAACTACCTGGCCCTCAAGGAGTTCTTCAAGGCCTTTCCAGAGTACAGTAAGAACGAGTTTTACCTCACTGGCGAGAGCTATGGAGGCATTTACATCCCTACCCTGGCTGAGAGAGTTATGGAGGACAGTAGCATCAACCTGCAG gGCATAGCTGTTGGAAATGGCTTGTCCAGCTATGAGCTGAATGACAATTCTCTGGTCTATTTTGCATATTACCATGGACTGCTTGGAGAAAG tttatgGGCCACACTGCAGCAATATTGTTGCAAAGATGGAAACTGTAACTTCTATGACAATCCTGATACAAACTGCTCCAGTAGC CTATCGGAAGTGCAGAATATCGTCTACAACTCTGGGCTGAACATATATAACCTGTATGCTCCCTGTGCTGGAGGAGTAGGGACGAG TGTTGAAAATGGCCAGCTCGTGATCCGTGACCTGGGCAACAACTTTATTAACCACAAGTGGACTACATCTTGGAACCAG AAACTGCGAGGCATCTCATACCTCAAAGCAATGAAGATGGATCCTCCTTGCACCAACTCCACCCCTTCTTCTCTGTACCTAAACAACCCCTACGTCAAGTCTGCTCTTCACATCTCGCCTGATGCGCTCGACTGGGCGATCTGTAG taTGGAGGTGAATCTCAACTACAACCGTATCTACAAGGATATGAAGAAGCAGTATCTGAAGCTGCTTGGTGCACTG AAATACCGTGTGCTGGTGTACAACGGTGATGTGGACATGGCTTGCAATTTCCTTGGAGACGAGTGGTTTGTTGACTCTCTGCAGCAAAAG GTTGAAGTGAAGCGCAGGTCGTGGCTCTACTTCAACGGCCAGAATCAGCAGGTGGGAGGATTTGTCAAGGAGTTCACCAACCTGGCTTTCCTCACGATCAAG GGTTCTGGTCACATGGTCCCCACTGATAAACCCATAGCCGCCTACGCCATGTTCAGCCGCTTCCTCACCAAGCAGCCCTACTAA
- the ncoa5 gene encoding nuclear receptor coactivator 5 isoform X2, whose translation MSHRRSRSGSPPSYGTNSNDPRDLERRIFVGNLPTAHMAKKDMEDLFRPYGKIQDVNMAAERRQKARSSPPRRPAGYGDTREPRPRSRSPVHGRESRDHRDSRDVREHSRGPRPGPPRDHEDERSYRSSEGRDKDPRDAPYRDDGYDRGYYRGEYDAYRKKEEPYAERYREPWNGRRESEEERLRPEERRRNELYRQYYEELQRRYDAERPVDCSVIVVNKQQKEYAETVGRKVRDLGMVVDLIFLNTEVSLTQALEDVSRARTPFAIIITQQHQVHRSCTVNILFGTPQEHRNMPMQDAMVLVAHNFDSFKVENRAKERDEIARKAAKMADDVLMREHEREGHPVSLLTAITLLSEGRFLTPDELSRLISYLQDKHDRLVRGSTDSLGPHSATISATHEPSQPTQALTPASHQTHPSLSTHPSLSTHPSLSTHPVHSSHLAPASTSATSQQQELQAKILSLFNSGSGSSVASSPASAPQPQGYATSLGQQSTGLPSALSSSAMSTLAATQSPSMLSPRPTLRPPVGRMPTPQGLQRPVGSAGTGINFDNPSVQKALDTLIQSGPALNHLVNSSSAAAAAAAAAAAASRPGQALGQGMGQGITQSLGQGVGQSMGQGPPPVSHYPRHY comes from the exons ATGTCGCACAGAAGAAGCCGAAGTGGAAGTCCGCCGTCTTACGGCACCAACAGCAATGACCCCCGTGACCTGGAGAGAAGGATTTTTGTCGGCAATTTGCCCACCGCGCATATGGCAAAGAAGGATATGGAGGACCTGTTCAGGCCATATGGGAAAATACAGG ATGTAAATATGGCAGCGGAGAGACGACAGAAAGCCAGGTCAAGTCCTCCACGCAG GCCAGCTGGTTATGGGGACACCAGGGAGCCCCGCCCCCGCTCTCGATCGCCAGTGCATGGACGAGAATCCCGCGACCACCGTGATAGCAGAGACGTGAGGGAACACAGCCGAGGGCCACGGCCTGGGCCTCCGCGAGACCATGAAGATGAGAGGAGCTATAGGAGCTCTGAGGGGAGAGACAAAGACCCAAGAGATGCTCCTTACAG AGACGATGGTTATGATCGTGGATATTACCGTGGTGAGTATGATGCTTACCGTAAGAAAGAAGAGCCATACGCGGAACGCTACAGGGAGCCTTGGAATGGAAGAAGAGAATCAGAAG AGGAGAGGCTGCGGCCTGAGGAGCGCCGGAGGAACGAGCTCTACCGCCAGTACTACGAGGAGCTGCAGAGACGTTATGATGCTGAGAGACCTGTGGACTGCTCTGTTATTGTGGTCAACAAACAGCAGAA AGAGTATGCAGAAACAGTGGGTCGGAAGGTCCGAGATCTTGGCATGGTGGTGGACCTCATCTTCCTCAacactgaggtgtccttgaccCAGGCTCTGGAAGACGTGAGCCGGGCTCGTACACCCTTCGCCATAATTATTACCCAGCAGCACCAAGTGCATCGCTCTTGCACAGTGAACATCCTCTTTGGCACGCCACAGG AACACAGGAACATGCCCATGCAGGATGCCATGGTCCTGGTGGCTCACAACTTTGACTCCTTTAAGGTTGAGAACCGTGCCAAGGAGCGAGATGAGATTGCCAGAAAAGCTGCCAAGATGGCAGATGATGTATTGATGAGGGAGCATGAGAGAGAAGGCCATCCAGTTTCTTTACTGACTGCTATTACACTGCTTTCAGAGGGCAG GTTCCTAACTCCTGATGAGTTATCAAGGCTCATTAGCTACCTTCAAGACAAACATGATCGTCTGGTGCGAGGCAGTACAGACTCTCTTG GACCCCATTCGGCTACTATATCAGCCACTCATGAGCCCTCTCAGCCCACCCAAGCTCTCACCCCTGCCTCCCACCAGACACACCCCTCGCTCTCCACACACCCCTCACTCTCCACAcacccctccctctccactCACCCCGTACACTCTTCCCACCTGGCGCCTGCCTCCACATCCGCCACCAGCCAGCAGCAAGAACTACAGGCAAAGATCCTCAGTCTTTTCAATAGTGGTTCAGGCAGCTCGGTGGCCTCCAGCCCAGCTTCAGCCCCCCAGCCCCAGGGCTACGCCACCAGTCTGGGTCAGCAGAGCACTGGACTGCCCTCGGCACTGTCCAGTTCAGCCATGTCTACGCTGGCTGCCACGCAGTCTCCAAGCATGCTGAGCCCTCGGCCTACTTTGAGGCCTCCTGTTGGCCGCATGCCAACACCACAGGGTCTCCAGAGACCTGTGGGAAGTGCAGGGACGGGCATCAACTTCGACAACCCCAGTGTGCAGAAAGCCCTCGACACACTCATCCAGAGTGGGCCCGCCCTTAACCACCTGGTAAATTCAAGCAGTGCAGCGGCAGCAgcggcggcagcagcagcagcagcatccagACCAGGACAGGCACTCGGCCAAGGAATGGGCCAG
- the ncoa5 gene encoding nuclear receptor coactivator 5 isoform X3 — MAAERRQKARSSPPRRPAGYGDTREPRPRSRSPVHGRESRDHRDSRDVREHSRGPRPGPPRDHEDERSYRSSEGRDKDPRDAPYRDDGYDRGYYRGEYDAYRKKEEPYAERYREPWNGRRESEEERLRPEERRRNELYRQYYEELQRRYDAERPVDCSVIVVNKQQKEYAETVGRKVRDLGMVVDLIFLNTEVSLTQALEDVSRARTPFAIIITQQHQVHRSCTVNILFGTPQEHRNMPMQDAMVLVAHNFDSFKVENRAKERDEIARKAAKMADDVLMREHEREGHPVSLLTAITLLSEGRFLTPDELSRLISYLQDKHDRLVRGSTDSLGPHSATISATHEPSQPTQALTPASHQTHPSLSTHPSLSTHPSLSTHPVHSSHLAPASTSATSQQQELQAKILSLFNSGSGSSVASSPASAPQPQGYATSLGQQSTGLPSALSSSAMSTLAATQSPSMLSPRPTLRPPVGRMPTPQGLQRPVGSAGTGINFDNPSVQKALDTLIQSGPALNHLVNSSSAAAAAAAAAAAASRPGQALGQGMGQGITQSLGQGVGQSMGQGPPPVSHYPRHY, encoded by the exons ATGGCAGCGGAGAGACGACAGAAAGCCAGGTCAAGTCCTCCACGCAG GCCAGCTGGTTATGGGGACACCAGGGAGCCCCGCCCCCGCTCTCGATCGCCAGTGCATGGACGAGAATCCCGCGACCACCGTGATAGCAGAGACGTGAGGGAACACAGCCGAGGGCCACGGCCTGGGCCTCCGCGAGACCATGAAGATGAGAGGAGCTATAGGAGCTCTGAGGGGAGAGACAAAGACCCAAGAGATGCTCCTTACAG AGACGATGGTTATGATCGTGGATATTACCGTGGTGAGTATGATGCTTACCGTAAGAAAGAAGAGCCATACGCGGAACGCTACAGGGAGCCTTGGAATGGAAGAAGAGAATCAGAAG AGGAGAGGCTGCGGCCTGAGGAGCGCCGGAGGAACGAGCTCTACCGCCAGTACTACGAGGAGCTGCAGAGACGTTATGATGCTGAGAGACCTGTGGACTGCTCTGTTATTGTGGTCAACAAACAGCAGAA AGAGTATGCAGAAACAGTGGGTCGGAAGGTCCGAGATCTTGGCATGGTGGTGGACCTCATCTTCCTCAacactgaggtgtccttgaccCAGGCTCTGGAAGACGTGAGCCGGGCTCGTACACCCTTCGCCATAATTATTACCCAGCAGCACCAAGTGCATCGCTCTTGCACAGTGAACATCCTCTTTGGCACGCCACAGG AACACAGGAACATGCCCATGCAGGATGCCATGGTCCTGGTGGCTCACAACTTTGACTCCTTTAAGGTTGAGAACCGTGCCAAGGAGCGAGATGAGATTGCCAGAAAAGCTGCCAAGATGGCAGATGATGTATTGATGAGGGAGCATGAGAGAGAAGGCCATCCAGTTTCTTTACTGACTGCTATTACACTGCTTTCAGAGGGCAG GTTCCTAACTCCTGATGAGTTATCAAGGCTCATTAGCTACCTTCAAGACAAACATGATCGTCTGGTGCGAGGCAGTACAGACTCTCTTG GACCCCATTCGGCTACTATATCAGCCACTCATGAGCCCTCTCAGCCCACCCAAGCTCTCACCCCTGCCTCCCACCAGACACACCCCTCGCTCTCCACACACCCCTCACTCTCCACAcacccctccctctccactCACCCCGTACACTCTTCCCACCTGGCGCCTGCCTCCACATCCGCCACCAGCCAGCAGCAAGAACTACAGGCAAAGATCCTCAGTCTTTTCAATAGTGGTTCAGGCAGCTCGGTGGCCTCCAGCCCAGCTTCAGCCCCCCAGCCCCAGGGCTACGCCACCAGTCTGGGTCAGCAGAGCACTGGACTGCCCTCGGCACTGTCCAGTTCAGCCATGTCTACGCTGGCTGCCACGCAGTCTCCAAGCATGCTGAGCCCTCGGCCTACTTTGAGGCCTCCTGTTGGCCGCATGCCAACACCACAGGGTCTCCAGAGACCTGTGGGAAGTGCAGGGACGGGCATCAACTTCGACAACCCCAGTGTGCAGAAAGCCCTCGACACACTCATCCAGAGTGGGCCCGCCCTTAACCACCTGGTAAATTCAAGCAGTGCAGCGGCAGCAgcggcggcagcagcagcagcagcatccagACCAGGACAGGCACTCGGCCAAGGAATGGGCCAG
- the ctsa gene encoding lysosomal protective protein isoform X2: protein MGLVVVCLLLGAVGVFSAPDADEIKFLPGLPKQPSFKQYSGYFTVAGNKHLHYWFVESQKNPASSPVVLWLNGGPGCSSLDGLLTEHGPFLIQDDGSSLEYNPYSWNMIANMLYLESPAGVGFSYSDDKKYTTNDTEVSMNNYLALKEFFKAFPEYSKNEFYLTGESYGGIYIPTLAERVMEDSSINLQGIAVGNGLSSYELNDNSLVYFAYYHGLLGESLWATLQQYCCKDGNCNFYDNPDTNCSSSLSEVQNIVYNSGLNIYNLYAPCAGGVGTSVENGQLVIRDLGNNFINHKWTTSWNQKLRGISYLKAMKMDPPCTNSTPSSLYLNNPYVKSALHISPDALDWAICSMEVNLNYNRIYKDMKKQYLKLLGALKYRVLVYNGDVDMACNFLGDEWFVDSLQQKVEVKRRSWLYFNGQNQQVGGFVKEFTNLAFLTIKGSGHMVPTDKPIAAYAMFSRFLTKQPY, encoded by the exons ATGGGTTTGGTGGTCGTGTGCTTGCTGTTAGGAGCGGTGGGAGTTTTCTCAGCCCCAGATGCGGATGAAATCAAGTTTCTCCCAGGACTTCCGAAACAGCCCAGCTTCAAACAATACTCCGGCTACTTCACTGTAGCAGGAAACAAGCACCTCCATTACTG GTTTGTGGAGTCACAGAAAAACCCAGCCAGCAGTCCAGTGGTCCTGTGGCTGAACGGGGGACCAGGATGCAGCTCCTTGGATGGTTTGCTGACAGAACACGGGCCGTTTCTG ATCCAAGATGATGGCTCTTCTCTGGAGTATAATCCTTATTCTTGGAATATG ATCGCCAACATGTTATACCTGGAGTCACCAGCAGGTGTCGGGTTTTCCTACTCTGATGATAAGAAGTACACAACCAATGACACGGAG GTGTCCATGAACAACTACCTGGCCCTCAAGGAGTTCTTCAAGGCCTTTCCAGAGTACAGTAAGAACGAGTTTTACCTCACTGGCGAGAGCTATGGAGGCATTTACATCCCTACCCTGGCTGAGAGAGTTATGGAGGACAGTAGCATCAACCTGCAG gGCATAGCTGTTGGAAATGGCTTGTCCAGCTATGAGCTGAATGACAATTCTCTGGTCTATTTTGCATATTACCATGGACTGCTTGGAGAAAG tttatgGGCCACACTGCAGCAATATTGTTGCAAAGATGGAAACTGTAACTTCTATGACAATCCTGATACAAACTGCTCCAGTAGC CTATCGGAAGTGCAGAATATCGTCTACAACTCTGGGCTGAACATATATAACCTGTATGCTCCCTGTGCTGGAGGAGTAGGGACGAG TGTTGAAAATGGCCAGCTCGTGATCCGTGACCTGGGCAACAACTTTATTAACCACAAGTGGACTACATCTTGGAACCAG AAACTGCGAGGCATCTCATACCTCAAAGCAATGAAGATGGATCCTCCTTGCACCAACTCCACCCCTTCTTCTCTGTACCTAAACAACCCCTACGTCAAGTCTGCTCTTCACATCTCGCCTGATGCGCTCGACTGGGCGATCTGTAG taTGGAGGTGAATCTCAACTACAACCGTATCTACAAGGATATGAAGAAGCAGTATCTGAAGCTGCTTGGTGCACTG AAATACCGTGTGCTGGTGTACAACGGTGATGTGGACATGGCTTGCAATTTCCTTGGAGACGAGTGGTTTGTTGACTCTCTGCAGCAAAAG GTTGAAGTGAAGCGCAGGTCGTGGCTCTACTTCAACGGCCAGAATCAGCAGGTGGGAGGATTTGTCAAGGAGTTCACCAACCTGGCTTTCCTCACGATCAAG GGTTCTGGTCACATGGTCCCCACTGATAAACCCATAGCCGCCTACGCCATGTTCAGCCGCTTCCTCACCAAGCAGCCCTACTAA
- the ncoa5 gene encoding nuclear receptor coactivator 5 isoform X1 yields MSHRRSRSGSPPSYGTNSNDPRDLERRIFVGNLPTAHMAKKDMEDLFRPYGKIQALSLFRGYGFVQFERVEDAEAAIAGHNGRIYRGYKLDVNMAAERRQKARSSPPRRPAGYGDTREPRPRSRSPVHGRESRDHRDSRDVREHSRGPRPGPPRDHEDERSYRSSEGRDKDPRDAPYRDDGYDRGYYRGEYDAYRKKEEPYAERYREPWNGRRESEEERLRPEERRRNELYRQYYEELQRRYDAERPVDCSVIVVNKQQKEYAETVGRKVRDLGMVVDLIFLNTEVSLTQALEDVSRARTPFAIIITQQHQVHRSCTVNILFGTPQEHRNMPMQDAMVLVAHNFDSFKVENRAKERDEIARKAAKMADDVLMREHEREGHPVSLLTAITLLSEGRFLTPDELSRLISYLQDKHDRLVRGSTDSLGPHSATISATHEPSQPTQALTPASHQTHPSLSTHPSLSTHPSLSTHPVHSSHLAPASTSATSQQQELQAKILSLFNSGSGSSVASSPASAPQPQGYATSLGQQSTGLPSALSSSAMSTLAATQSPSMLSPRPTLRPPVGRMPTPQGLQRPVGSAGTGINFDNPSVQKALDTLIQSGPALNHLVNSSSAAAAAAAAAAAASRPGQALGQGMGQGITQSLGQGVGQSMGQGPPPVSHYPRHY; encoded by the exons ATGTCGCACAGAAGAAGCCGAAGTGGAAGTCCGCCGTCTTACGGCACCAACAGCAATGACCCCCGTGACCTGGAGAGAAGGATTTTTGTCGGCAATTTGCCCACCGCGCATATGGCAAAGAAGGATATGGAGGACCTGTTCAGGCCATATGGGAAAATACAGG CCTTGTCCCTGTTTCGTGGATATGGATTTGTGCAGTTTGAACGGGTGGAAGATGCTGAGGCAGCTATAGCGGGACATAACGGTCGAATTTATAGAGGTTATAAACTAG ATGTAAATATGGCAGCGGAGAGACGACAGAAAGCCAGGTCAAGTCCTCCACGCAG GCCAGCTGGTTATGGGGACACCAGGGAGCCCCGCCCCCGCTCTCGATCGCCAGTGCATGGACGAGAATCCCGCGACCACCGTGATAGCAGAGACGTGAGGGAACACAGCCGAGGGCCACGGCCTGGGCCTCCGCGAGACCATGAAGATGAGAGGAGCTATAGGAGCTCTGAGGGGAGAGACAAAGACCCAAGAGATGCTCCTTACAG AGACGATGGTTATGATCGTGGATATTACCGTGGTGAGTATGATGCTTACCGTAAGAAAGAAGAGCCATACGCGGAACGCTACAGGGAGCCTTGGAATGGAAGAAGAGAATCAGAAG AGGAGAGGCTGCGGCCTGAGGAGCGCCGGAGGAACGAGCTCTACCGCCAGTACTACGAGGAGCTGCAGAGACGTTATGATGCTGAGAGACCTGTGGACTGCTCTGTTATTGTGGTCAACAAACAGCAGAA AGAGTATGCAGAAACAGTGGGTCGGAAGGTCCGAGATCTTGGCATGGTGGTGGACCTCATCTTCCTCAacactgaggtgtccttgaccCAGGCTCTGGAAGACGTGAGCCGGGCTCGTACACCCTTCGCCATAATTATTACCCAGCAGCACCAAGTGCATCGCTCTTGCACAGTGAACATCCTCTTTGGCACGCCACAGG AACACAGGAACATGCCCATGCAGGATGCCATGGTCCTGGTGGCTCACAACTTTGACTCCTTTAAGGTTGAGAACCGTGCCAAGGAGCGAGATGAGATTGCCAGAAAAGCTGCCAAGATGGCAGATGATGTATTGATGAGGGAGCATGAGAGAGAAGGCCATCCAGTTTCTTTACTGACTGCTATTACACTGCTTTCAGAGGGCAG GTTCCTAACTCCTGATGAGTTATCAAGGCTCATTAGCTACCTTCAAGACAAACATGATCGTCTGGTGCGAGGCAGTACAGACTCTCTTG GACCCCATTCGGCTACTATATCAGCCACTCATGAGCCCTCTCAGCCCACCCAAGCTCTCACCCCTGCCTCCCACCAGACACACCCCTCGCTCTCCACACACCCCTCACTCTCCACAcacccctccctctccactCACCCCGTACACTCTTCCCACCTGGCGCCTGCCTCCACATCCGCCACCAGCCAGCAGCAAGAACTACAGGCAAAGATCCTCAGTCTTTTCAATAGTGGTTCAGGCAGCTCGGTGGCCTCCAGCCCAGCTTCAGCCCCCCAGCCCCAGGGCTACGCCACCAGTCTGGGTCAGCAGAGCACTGGACTGCCCTCGGCACTGTCCAGTTCAGCCATGTCTACGCTGGCTGCCACGCAGTCTCCAAGCATGCTGAGCCCTCGGCCTACTTTGAGGCCTCCTGTTGGCCGCATGCCAACACCACAGGGTCTCCAGAGACCTGTGGGAAGTGCAGGGACGGGCATCAACTTCGACAACCCCAGTGTGCAGAAAGCCCTCGACACACTCATCCAGAGTGGGCCCGCCCTTAACCACCTGGTAAATTCAAGCAGTGCAGCGGCAGCAgcggcggcagcagcagcagcagcatccagACCAGGACAGGCACTCGGCCAAGGAATGGGCCAG